TCCATTCGTCGAAGTCTGTATTGGATTCCAAAATCTCATTAGGTCTTTGCGATGTGGCCATGGGTAGAGCCGAGCCCATATCATTAATATGTAATAtctcgtcgtcgtcttcttcgtcgGAATATTCTCCAGCCATTTCCTCCTCCACCCGGTCTAGATCCAATTCCGCCTCATCTTTCAGGTCCTCTTCTTCGTCGGCAACTTCCGATGGAGGAATCGGCTTTCCCCATTGGAAGTGAGTGTTTCGGAGTGCTTCGTCTGACAGACGATCCAAGATGAAAATGGCTTGCTCTCCATAACCCTGTGGAAAGAAAGCAATGGTTCCACGGTGAATTCATTCAGGTCGCAAACGAGACACTCAACTCAACAGGAACTTTTTACAACAAGAAGTTTGGGAAACCGTCACTCGTTGAACTAGAGAGAACACACAACAAAGCACGAGAACTAGAACTCACGGAGTGACCTTCGTTCCAATCTTATGTCGCTAGCATGCTTGTTGGTAGTCAGCTTATTTCACTATCAACATCGTTGTATATCATTAAAGAGGCAAAATCCATTGATGGGTGAGCGAAAGATGCCAAACTAATGCATCATTCCAAGCAACCGACCGGCAGGGTATAACCGTCTTAAATCGAGTATAATGTACTCTGGCCATGTTTTAGTTAAGCCGAGGTGACCTTGTGGCGAGGGAGACGCTCCCAAATAGCTAATCTGTAGTAAAGCTCAGAATAAGCTTCCAAATACAACTGGCACATACTATGGGCCGTTTCATCATAAAATGCAACAACCAGAATGAGGGGCCTTTAATCTCCGGAATTATTGAACGAGCTAGATATTAGTTCAAATGGTTAATTAGAACATGTGTTGTGCTGGTGCACTAAAGGGTTTATGGGGGTGCAAATTGGGCGCAATTTCATAAATGGTTTGAAAGCAAGTGGAAAATAATACTAAAATCGGGACTGTGGCCCTGGTTGTTACATTGCAGACACCACCAAGAATTAATCAATTGTTATCAGGTATGTCGTCTCACACTCTCAATAGACATCTTCAATCTTTGTGTCAGTTAATGTGAGTCATGTCCTCTTCATGTACTATTAAGAACCCTTTTGCTTTGGGTGGGCATGttatattttactttttttctcttttcttagGATCTTAAGACCATCTTTGCATAAGGAGCACATTAAAATATAATGATTGGCAGAATTTAAGCTTAGTGACTAAAGTTGCCCACATCATTCGCATTTATGCGTTGGCTCTTCCAAACGTCACACACTTGTTTCTGTGCTTTATCAAGCTAGCTCGAATCAAGTTAGCAACAatcatatttaaaaaaagttgttgaTCACCAATTCATATTTGAGAGTGAATTATTTGACCGAAAATCTAAAGAGAGCGAGTTCAATCGATCATAACCAGGACCCTTACTTTCAGTTTACATACAACAAACTCCATTGAACTTGGTCTCTTCTTTCAATCTAATACATCTGCATGTGCAATATATCTAAGGTATGAGTAAGGGATTCTAGTTCAATTTAcccattttttgttgcttcatgctttcattttggatACTTTGGGTATATCCCACCAAAATTAAAAAACGGATGATTGGATTGGTCAATGCAATACATGCATTGGTTAAAAGACATTCAACCTACATTACGACTTTtaactctttttcttttttgagcaGCAAAACATGGTTACAAAAATTGCATTGCATTTGGAGATATACCACCAACGACAAAGATTTCAAGGTGTTCACGTAAATGATAACAATTATATGTTATGTATGGTACATTTCCACTACTTTCAAATAATACATTATTTCCTTTATGAGTCGTTTCCCAAATGTGCTAACCTGTCATTCCATTACATGGACTTTTGATTATTGCTTAATTGATTCGTTCTCTAATATGAATATACTTTCTAAAACTTGGTCTTATTTGCTTGCTAGTCACAAATTTTATCCGCTCCAATGTGACCAAAAACCATGTCATCTTTTTCATGTCTTATTGCCCCATTTTCGCTTACGAATTTTATATTCAAATCTTCAGCTAGATGTATGTAATTAAGATACATCATTTATCTCTAATTTGTATCAACCTTTGCATCAACTATCCACATGTACGGTAAGTAACGATTCGAACCTTGAGCAATTAGTTTGCTTAAATATCTCTCAGCAAACTCAAGTCACTCTTGTCTTCCTATTACGTTTACAGCGAGCACGCGTTGAATTTTGCAAAGATCTGTGTATGCCTGGCACGTCTTGAGACATCGGACTTCGGGGAATAAGCGCAAGCAGAGTTTCAATCTTATATGGAGCACTTAGTCTGTGAGATTGTAGTTTGCTACTCATCCAAAGTTGAATTTCTTTGGCGCCGAAACCAAGCTTATAAACTGGTctaaattcgaaaaaaataacatcGAAGCTAAGCAAGGTTCATCTGATGAATGTATGCGCAGTCTTGAATGCTCTCAATCCGTAATGAAAAAATTAGTAACCTAGGACTGGATTGCTACCCACTCATGACGAGGAGATCGGGTGTGTCAGTTTTCTTGTTGAGTTTTTGAACTCGCGTGGGGATCTGTTTATTCTCATGTTCCCGTCTGGACCGGGAACATAAGCGTAGACCACCAGCCAGGCAAAAAGGGTTATAAACATTCTGAGCTCCCCTCGGAATTGTGAATGGTATGCCAGGGAACCTCAATGGTGACTGATATAAAACCCGAGGTAGGTAGGtaagtaggtaggtaggtaggtgtACACGAACCTGTTTGAGTTTACTGGGAGGAAAGTCGATAGTCACTCCGTTCCTCCTAACCACATCTAAGATATTGGAAATCGTGGAATTTGGGTCGTCGAACTCTTGAGGTTGGTCGAATGGCGTGCCACATTTTTGGATTAGCCACGCAGCTAGAGACGTGAACATGTAGAACTGCTCTCCGGGATTGGTTTGGAGCACAAAATAGTGTCTACTCAGGGGTCTCATACGTAGTTCCTTGACAAACTCCTAAAGGCAACAAGAAGAACGAACCATTGTGAAGGTCTAGAATACGTATAATGAATGCATGTGGTACAACGTTCAGCCTTACCTCTTCGTAGTCCAAGAGCTTAAGCTTATCCAACAAGTCCTCCATGACCACAAATGGCATGTAGGCTAATCCTGGCCCACCGTCAACGATGTCTGCTTCGTCAAATTCTTCGTCTCCCATCGCCACAGTTTACAATTTGAAGCTGATCAAGTTGATCAAAATATATAGCCGAATGTTTTCTCGAATGAGAATGTTGGGACCAAGGAAAGGAAAGTCAGGTATAACTCAGCGGCATGTCAATTGAATATGGGCCCACCTCTGGTACTTGTTCGATGGTTGAGAGAAGACaaagtttgaattgatttcatcATTTCTAGCCACATTCATTTAATTCGATCTGGTTCCTTGTTCAAGATTCAATTGATTTCCCGCGTTTTTATGATGAAGTCTTGAAGACTCAGTATGGCTAGGCTACCAGAAAAACgtgtggatttttttcctcttatgattggttttaaaaaaagtacgAATGAATTAAAGTTCTATCTTAACTTCAAAACATCATTCCTTATTATTACACATATAAATCGTTTGACCTCTGCACCTTAAAATTGCCTTGTTCATTCAGATTCAAGGCCACAAAATATTGTATCaaatagttttcaaaatccttttggccataaaataaGGTGGCTGTTAAATTGTGCAAAGTCAATTTGTGATTAATGGCgttaacttttttgtttgctttttaatGGCTGACTTTGTACATTTATGAATTAAGAGCAAATTGTTGCCAAATTAGCAGTTAACTGTTAACTCTCTTCACTTTAGTCAAAATATAAAATTCAGTGATTACCAATTTCAGTTTGCTAGCAACGTATTAGCAATTAACGACATTACTGATGATGCCCACCACTGTTTTCGTAGCCGTGGATAAATACCAGAGACCCTGAGTGCCTGACTAGATAAGGGTCTCccaaaaataccctttaacTGAATGCCATTCCTAAGTTTCGAGAGTTCACTTCCCAATATATCgcatattttgttcatttcctcACAGGTGACAACTGCTGGGCTGCCTTTATgttatggatggatggatgcagTATGTACTAGATAGAGCTCTTGGTAGCAGGTCTGAACTCTACATGTAGTGTTAGTGGTCCATCCATCTCGTCGTATTACAAGTACATGTGGCTTGGGGCCCTCCTCCTTGTCTCAACCATTACGATGATTTGGTGCGGCTGGGCCTAGTGACTTTCGAAGTGACACCATCATGTTAATGCTGAGGCTCCCATGTTGGGCCAAGGTCGGCCTATTCTGTCCTGGGAGGTTGTCACTTCACTCAGGGAAGGGGTCTTTCGGGGTAGGTTGGGCGAGATCGGGGATGCCAACCGGATTCCGCTCATGGCCCTTGCGATCCTGTCGATCTTCCTCATCGACGAGCTCGACCTCTGCTACGGGCTCCGCTCAGGCTGCCAAGACGGCCCGTTGGACAGAGTTGCGCAGATTGACCCAGTTATTTGGCCCGGAGAAATTCCGGCTTACCGGTATGGATCGTATCAGGAGTGTTCCGCTTCCATTTCTAGCCAGGGTCATTTCTGGCTGTCTATGGACCATAATACCTACATGTGTAGAAAGATGGTCAGATTAGAATTGATTGAGCACTAATAATGAGTAGTCTGAAACAAGTGGACTCCGATCTTTAGGTTGTACATGTATTGCGATATTTTGCGATGACTTAATTTACTGAAGCTGGAAGAAAATAACTTCTTGACTTCACAAACTAGAGCTAGATCAAGTTTAATAAAATTGTCGCTGCAGTCGACAGGTTGTGACAAAGATGAAGGAATACATTGATGTAGAGGCTTATCGGCTAAAACATTACTTTTTGCTTCTAGCCCAACCAATAAGCTTATTTTGAAACCAACTTGGCTTTGGACACTCTGAAGCCGAGgtaacaattttcaaaacgatcaaatgatttttgtagAACAAAGGACGTTTTCAGACCTACCGCTGTCATGGTTATGGGGCCCGTACCCGAGTCACCCCAATCGtgctttcaattttccttAGAATGACTCTCGTTAGTACAAAGACAGTACCAAATTTCATTGACTGTTTTCGTCAAATCAAAGCCCCAATTGTGCTAAAATTTGCCATGTGAATTCCTTCAGCTCTTACTTAGTTGATCTGATCAAAATAAACTCAATGACTTAACTGCGATCTGATGTAGTAAAATTGCATAGCTGAACACTCGAGCAAATGGCTTTATGGACTCTTCCTTCCTGATTGTAGCTTCCTACAACTGTGGAAATgaatttccattattttcaaacCATAAATCACGGCTATTGATTCCTGAACATCAATGCAATGTTTCAAGGCTAGTAATAAGAAAGAGTTAGTTGACCCAGAACGGTTCTTCAAACCATACCTTTGGAGGCGTTCAAACCGAATGATAAAATATGGGGTCGCAGTTGTACCATATAAGCTAGATATAGTCACGATATGTTTTCAAGTGTTATCTTGCATATGTTTCCATTGAGTTGCAGGTGCCTTAGGGTTGTTGTTGGTGTCGAGTGGTGTGACCATGTTGGTGCCCTTTGCTCTGGGTAAAATAATTGATGTGATATCCAACGAGACCGCCGCTGGCTCAACCGATCCGCCCGGTGCTGCCCATCCAAGTCAACTCCAGGAACGCTTGAAGTCCTTGGCCGCCGGGCTCTTGGTGGTCTTCACGGTGGGCGCCTTGTGCAACTTTGGCCGGGTCTACCTGATGCGCATATCTAGTCAGAATGTGGCGGCCCGCCTTCGGCAGGACTTATTTGCATCAATTATGCGCCAGGAGACAACGTTCTTTGACAAGAGTAAAACGGGAGAGCTGGTCAATCGACTCTCATCCGACACGCAACTCGTCAGTCAGACCATCACGCAACAAGTTTCGGATGGGACGCGTAGTCTGGTCATGACCTCGGCGGGAGTGGGTAGGTTTGACATTGATTCACGTTTATTAGGGCCATCAATCTTTCCGATTTGAATGAATGCCACGAGGTACTACTTGATTGTCTGATTACTTGATTGGAATGTATGGATATTGCTTCGATGAAATATTGAGTTGAATTTCTAGCAGAATGTGTTATATCGCGTCATCTATCGTAAATGTGGGCGATTAACAAGTATGGATTCATCCATCCGTAGCTAAAAACTTTGATTATTTGGGGGGTTCTTGTTGAAAGATTTTCCTGTCTGTTTATATTTAAGCCATCCTGGctgcttcaatttttctttccGTCGCAAACTTCTCTCTAATGATCAAATCTGATCTCggagaaaagagaaagagagagagagagtaagaGGCTTATTGGCACTTGAGGGTCTTATGTATCGATCATGCCTTGAGCCGCTTTAATGGTGGGACTCAAAATCACATTACAGATACCTTTCAAGCTCCGAGCACTCTCGTCAGATCGATGTCGAATGCGCTCAAATCCAGACAAACATTGTCCTTTCTTTGCACAGAGTTAGTCTTTCAACTTGCCATTCTTTAGGATTGAAAGAGAAGATCCGTTCTCGAAGGCCTTCCTTCTATTTTGCGGGGAAGGCGTCATTTACTGTGTTTGTTAATTTcgactcttttttttgcatcagGGATGATGATGTTCATGTCGCCCGAGCTGACCGTCGTGGGTCTCAGCGTGGTTCCTCCGGTGGCCTTGTGGGCGGTCTGGATGGGCAAGCGCGTCAAATCAGCGAGTAAAGAATTGCAACAACGATTAGCTAACTTGACCGAGCAAGCGGAGGAGAAAATCTCAAACATTCGCACCGTGTTGGCCTTTGCtaatcaaaaaaaagagattgcCATTTACAACGACAGGTTGGAGCACGTAGTGGACCAAGCCAGGCGTGAGGCCAAGATTCATGCCAAATTCTACGGCTTGGTACAGTAAACATGTCCAATGATCGAATGAATCAGTGCTGCGACGTCACTTCTCATTGatcattcattgttttcagACTGGCTTTAGTGGCAACCTCATCATCCTCAGTGTCTTATCTTATGGTGGCTCCTTAGTGGCCAACCACTCGTTAACGGTAGGGGAATTGGCCTCCTTTGTTCTTTACGCTGCCTACGTGGGCATTGGGCTAAACGGTGTGTCCAATTGTTAAGCGGAGGTCATGAAGGGCCTGGGTGCCAGTCAACGAATCTGGAATCTTATGGAGACCTCATCCGCATTGGACGTTGTTACGCAGCAACGTCCTAATTTGCCTCTAATGAGTTTACCCTCCCTTGAGAAAGCCATTGTGTTCTCCAACGTCAGTTTCGCTTTTCCCACTCGACCCGAGAGCCTCGTGCTCAACGAGCTGAGCTTCACCATTCCCGCCAACCAAACTGTGGCCGTGGTGGGCACAAGTGGATCAGGTAAGACATGAATGAACCTTCTGGTTGAGGACAGTCGAGTTTGATGATTGAGGACGTGTCTGTTGCTTCCCATTAGGCAAGACCACCCTGATTTCTCTTTTGCTGAGACTCTACGATCCGGCCAAGGGGCAAATCTCCTTTGATGACAACgatatcaaaaaaattgatgtGGAACAACATCGTCGACGCATCGGTCTGGTGCCTCAGGTAAGAACGTCAATTTCGATTGTCTGCAAATGACCTAACTTAGGACGTTGATCCGGCTCGGTATTTGATGTGGAGCACAAGAAGAAACATTAAAAATTCTTCGCAAGCAAGCGTTATGGTTAGACAAGCATATTTAGTAAGTAGGCAAGCGATAGTGACATGCCTGCCCAAGATACCATTGACACTGATTCGTTGGTTCGTTTTACCTGTTGTTGCTTAAGTAAACCTTTACACCTGTCTGATTTCATCAATTTACCCTCTTTAATTGGTTGGTTGCTCGTCTTTCCTCATCAGGAGCCCGTGTTATTCTCCACGTCCATTGCCGAAAATATCTTGTATGGGCTGGACTTGAGGTCTGATTCGAATGAATGTCAACAGGAGAAGGCCATGTCCTTGGTGCAAGATGCTGCTCGAGAAGTGAACGCTCATGAATTCATAATGCAATTCCCGGAGGGTTACGACACTCTCGTGGGTGAGCGTGGAATCTTTCTGTCAGGGGGACAAAAACAAAGAGTGGCCATAGCGCGGGCCATCATCAAAGATCCGGATGTTTTGGTCTTGGATGAGGCCACGAGGTAGGTTTGAACAGGGGAATTGGGACCAAAGAGAACTGGTTGAtcattgtttttcctttttgttatACAGAACATTAGTTTGAATGAGCCCGcagctttctctctctctttctcgatCCTAAAATTAGACGAAAGTTGAAGATACTTTTTGAGCGAAAATTTGTATCAGATTCGAACCGATCCTGACCTGATTAAAAATCCAACTTCTCTAAATCGGTACCTATTGGAGGATTAACACCTCTGtattcttttgcatttttcgttACAGTGCTTTAGATGCCAAGAATGAGAATATCATACGTGATACAATCAATCGAGTGCAAAAGAACCGGACAGTCCTAATCATCGCTCATCGTTTGTCGACCATCAGAAACGCAGGTATGGATTTTGAAATCGACCAGCCAATCAAATGTGAATTTGGGATTGAAACCATGgtactcaaaatgaaaaagagagatTAGATTGGCCCATGAGACAGGTTGGATCCGTTCTTCTCAATCAAGACCGTTTCCGATTGCTTTCAGACAAGATTGTTGTTCTGCGTCAAGGACAAGTTGTTgaggaaggatccttccaagAGCTGGCCAATTTGAAGGGACACTTCCACGAGATGGTGACCAAGCAGTCCATTAGTTGACCTCACTCACTCGGCTCTTCATCAAGTTCTCTCCATTTCTCTTGGTTGAGATGAACAAAGACCTCCTCTTTAACCACCTTCATCTTGTGAATTGGACCATCCAAGAGACAACTGTTCCTTTTGTTCAAGTGTAGTGGATTCCGCTTGAACTGAAGACttgaaatccaatccaataaaCTGACACTTAACCCATCGTGTTACACAAGAAATCAATGGAATCGACAATGAATACACGCTATGTGGTCGAGAAAAGACGAGGGGAATTCAATTGGCGCTCTAGAATTGGTTCTTACCTTCTGAACAGTGTTCCTTTTCGTTTATTCGAGACCTTTAGGGGGTACAAGTTCAAACGATCGAttctttttgatattttacaaGATTCTCTTTGTTCCGAACCAACCAAGCGCCCTTGTTTGTTGCCGGTGTGGACAACCATGCGAGGGCTTGTCTACATCAATATACTTCTTTGAACTTTAAGTAGTCTCCGCTTTTATAAATCACAGAATCGTCTCTTAGCTTACACAAGGAGAGCTTCCACTTAGTAAAGAATTAGTTCTTCG
This Tigriopus californicus strain San Diego chromosome 7, Tcal_SD_v2.1, whole genome shotgun sequence DNA region includes the following protein-coding sequences:
- the LOC131883509 gene encoding intraflagellar transport protein 57 homolog; protein product: MGDEEFDEADIVDGGPGLAYMPFVVMEDLLDKLKLLDYEEEFVKELRMRPLSRHYFVLQTNPGEQFYMFTSLAAWLIQKCGTPFDQPQEFDDPNSTISNILDVVRRNGVTIDFPPSKLKQGYGEQAIFILDRLSDEALRNTHFQWGKPIPPSEVADEEEDLKDEAELDLDRVEEEMAGEYSDEEDDDEILHINDMGSALPMATSQRPNEILESNTDFDEWSLEVERVAPQLKVTVRSDNRDWRTHLEQMHTYRRGIDDALTTTRVHLDKLHNDIGRTLEKITSREKYLNSQLEGSLQQFRQLSDTLAATKEQYKQVSGGVTERSRTLAQIADDLEVIKAEMEERGSAMTDGTPLVNVRRALIRMKQEVANMNVRIGVLEHSLLQAKLRDRSNLQRDALNFAFANEV
- the LOC131883508 gene encoding LOW QUALITY PROTEIN: ATP-binding cassette sub-family B member 10, mitochondrial-like (The sequence of the model RefSeq protein was modified relative to this genomic sequence to represent the inferred CDS: substituted 1 base at 1 genomic stop codon); this translates as MLMLRLPCWAKVGLFCPGRLSLHSGKGSFGVGWARSGMPTGFRSWPLRSCRSSSSTSSTSATGSAQAAKTARWTELRRLTQLFGPEKFRLTGALGLLLVSSGVTMLVPFALGKIIDVISNETAAGSTDPPGAAHPSQLQERLKSLAAGLLVVFTVGALCNFGRVYLMRISSQNVAARLRQDLFASIMRQETTFFDKSKTGELVNRLSSDTQLVSQTITQQVSDGTRSLVMTSAGVGMMMFMSPELTVVGLSVVPPVALWAVWMGKRVKSASKELQQRLANLTEQAEEKISNIRTVLAFANQKKEIAIYNDRLEHVVDQARREAKIHAKFYGLTGFSGNLIILSVLSYGGSLVANHSLTVGELASFVLYAAYVGIGLNGVSNCXAEVMKGLGASQRIWNLMETSSALDVVTQQRPNLPLMSLPSLEKAIVFSNVSFAFPTRPESLVLNELSFTIPANQTVAVVGTSGSGKTTLISLLLRLYDPAKGQISFDDNDIKKIDVEQHRRRIGLVPQEPVLFSTSIAENILYGLDLRSDSNECQQEKAMSLVQDAAREVNAHEFIMQFPEGYDTLVGERGIFLSGGQKQRVAIARAIIKDPDVLVLDEATSALDAKNENIIRDTINRVQKNRTVLIIAHRLSTIRNADKIVVLRQGQVVEEGSFQELANLKGHFHEMVTKQSIS